One genomic region from Sorangium aterium encodes:
- a CDS encoding CPBP family glutamic-type intramembrane protease, with product MAHAPLNAAEEARRPDPAGPQRRLTELALGAAWLVGLAAALQIVSVLLSSSPLAAALGGAVVADVVAARAGVQWTDPLEPEGPGRRARIARRVGLGAALGALAVLITLGVSAVLGWATVQAGAPSASLGFALARSIALAVRDELLLTGIPFAAAARAGLSPRPALVFSALAHGAALGLAPGASPSSFALATALGALAAALFLRARGVFAAVAVHASFSALAGAGLRGALLDATWTDGALATGTQAFGRPAWLGAAVLAILAALTLRTGARQPDRPAR from the coding sequence GTGGCACACGCTCCATTGAACGCCGCCGAGGAAGCCCGTCGGCCCGATCCCGCCGGACCGCAGCGCCGCCTGACGGAGCTCGCGCTCGGCGCGGCCTGGCTCGTCGGCCTCGCCGCGGCCCTGCAGATCGTGTCCGTGCTCCTGTCGTCGAGCCCGCTCGCGGCGGCGCTCGGCGGCGCGGTCGTCGCCGACGTCGTCGCGGCGCGGGCCGGCGTGCAGTGGACCGACCCTCTGGAGCCGGAGGGCCCAGGCCGCCGCGCGCGCATCGCCCGTCGCGTCGGGCTCGGCGCCGCGCTGGGCGCGCTCGCCGTGCTGATCACGCTCGGCGTCTCCGCGGTGCTCGGCTGGGCGACCGTCCAGGCCGGGGCGCCCTCGGCGAGCCTCGGCTTCGCCCTGGCGCGCTCGATCGCCCTCGCTGTCCGCGACGAGCTCCTGCTCACCGGCATCCCCTTCGCCGCCGCGGCGCGCGCCGGCCTCTCGCCTCGCCCCGCGCTGGTCTTCTCCGCCCTCGCGCACGGCGCCGCGCTCGGGCTCGCGCCGGGCGCGTCCCCGTCGAGCTTCGCCCTCGCGACCGCGCTCGGCGCGCTCGCCGCGGCGCTCTTCCTGCGCGCTCGCGGCGTGTTCGCGGCGGTCGCCGTCCACGCGAGCTTCAGCGCGCTCGCGGGCGCAGGTCTGCGCGGCGCCCTGCTCGACGCCACGTGGACCGACGGCGCGCTCGCCACGGGGACGCAAGCCTTCGGCCGGCCTGCCTGGCTCGGCGCGGCCGTGCTCGCGATCCTCGCCGCGCTCACGCTCCGCACCGGCGCCCGGCAGCCTGACCGTCCAGCGCGGTGA
- a CDS encoding NAD-dependent epimerase/dehydratase family protein, whose protein sequence is MRVLVTGASGFLGSHVAEQLAQQGHSVVALVRRSSDTRFLSSLRGVELAYGAVEDAESVRRAVVGPPGVDAIVHSAGLVKARDEAEFFRVNVDGTRNLLDAAKAAPAGAIRRFVFVSSLAAIGPSLDGRPIAADAPPAPVTRYGRSKLEAERLVLAEKGALPVVVVRPPMIYGPRDQESFAFFQSVARRFLPMLGDGRNTLSVIYASDAAAACIRAIESDVPSGRAYFIDDGSVYVWRDMLADVEAALGARALVRVGVPFSLMRGAALASEGLGRLTGKAVMLTRDKLNELSASHWVCDASDARRELGWAPAVNWAEGTRRAVAWYREHGWL, encoded by the coding sequence ATGAGGGTGCTGGTCACGGGCGCGAGCGGGTTCCTCGGCTCGCACGTCGCCGAGCAGCTCGCGCAGCAGGGGCACAGCGTCGTCGCCCTGGTGCGGCGCTCGTCGGACACGAGGTTCCTGTCGTCGCTGCGCGGCGTCGAGCTCGCGTACGGCGCCGTCGAGGACGCGGAGAGCGTCCGCCGCGCGGTCGTCGGTCCGCCGGGCGTCGACGCGATCGTGCACTCGGCCGGGCTGGTCAAGGCGCGCGACGAGGCGGAGTTCTTCCGGGTCAACGTCGACGGCACGCGGAACCTGCTCGACGCGGCGAAGGCGGCGCCGGCGGGCGCGATACGGCGGTTCGTGTTCGTCTCGAGCCTCGCCGCCATCGGCCCGAGCCTGGACGGGCGCCCCATCGCCGCCGACGCACCCCCGGCCCCCGTGACGCGCTACGGGCGCTCGAAGCTCGAGGCCGAGCGGCTGGTCCTCGCCGAGAAGGGCGCGTTGCCCGTGGTCGTCGTGCGCCCCCCGATGATCTACGGCCCGCGCGACCAGGAGTCGTTCGCGTTCTTCCAGAGCGTCGCGCGCCGCTTCCTCCCGATGCTCGGCGACGGCAGGAACACGCTCAGCGTGATCTACGCCTCCGACGCCGCCGCCGCGTGCATCCGGGCGATCGAGAGCGACGTGCCGAGCGGCCGCGCCTACTTCATCGACGACGGAAGCGTGTATGTGTGGCGCGACATGCTGGCGGACGTGGAGGCGGCGCTCGGCGCGCGGGCGCTCGTCCGCGTCGGCGTCCCGTTCTCGCTCATGCGCGGCGCCGCGCTCGCGAGCGAGGGGCTCGGCCGCCTCACCGGCAAGGCCGTGATGCTCACGCGCGACAAGCTGAACGAGCTCTCCGCGTCGCACTGGGTCTGTGACGCCAGCGACGCCCGCAGGGAGCTCGGCTGGGCGCCCGCGGTGAACTGGGCGGAGGGGACGCGCCGAGCGGTCGCCTGGTACCGCGAGCACGGCTGGCTGTGA
- a CDS encoding peptidase MA family metallohydrolase — protein MTRSSRRSPAGLGLRLAALLCVAIVAAPARLAGAAPRVYDAPAASSDGGADLPVPPPPPAYHTEDLGWIEFAYHPSTRDRVRPLIARAGDLRAELGALLGRDVLTAPVKIRIADVPAELDDLVPRGLAGPVTAVSFGALRLAVLSASPRLGAETPDLEGAFRHALAHLALDEATGGAVVPRWFHEGFAAHVAGDRVARRAQVLSVAALRGRLVPLDELEASLAGAEDAAGSLPYAQAADVVRFLVEDERRQSFVRALARVRGGVPLEAALGAAYVSTGPEIELAWRANVARRYGFVPVLAGSLLVLGLLVSGRLAVQRLRSRRSPPPPAPRRRLRAVSEARHRPTRPSTVQLVATLGARHRNEADGDADVPKVEHNGQWHTLH, from the coding sequence ATGACGCGCTCCTCCCGGCGCAGCCCAGCGGGGTTGGGGCTGAGGCTCGCCGCGCTCCTCTGCGTCGCGATCGTCGCCGCGCCCGCGCGGCTCGCCGGCGCCGCGCCCCGCGTCTACGACGCACCCGCCGCGTCGAGCGACGGCGGCGCCGATCTTCCCGTGCCGCCGCCGCCGCCGGCGTACCACACCGAGGATCTCGGCTGGATCGAGTTCGCCTATCACCCGTCCACCCGCGACCGTGTCCGCCCTCTGATCGCCCGCGCCGGCGACCTGCGCGCCGAGCTCGGCGCCCTGCTCGGCCGCGACGTCCTGACCGCGCCGGTGAAGATCCGGATCGCGGATGTGCCCGCCGAGCTCGACGACCTCGTCCCCAGGGGCCTCGCTGGCCCCGTCACGGCCGTCTCGTTCGGCGCGCTGCGGCTCGCGGTCCTCAGCGCCTCTCCGCGGCTCGGCGCCGAGACGCCCGATCTCGAGGGCGCCTTCCGTCACGCGCTCGCGCACCTCGCCCTGGATGAAGCGACCGGAGGCGCCGTGGTCCCGCGCTGGTTCCACGAGGGGTTCGCCGCCCACGTGGCCGGCGACCGCGTCGCTCGGCGCGCGCAGGTGCTCTCGGTCGCCGCGCTCCGGGGGCGCCTCGTCCCGCTCGACGAGCTCGAAGCGAGCCTCGCGGGCGCCGAGGACGCGGCCGGCTCGCTGCCCTATGCGCAGGCGGCCGACGTCGTCCGCTTCCTCGTCGAGGACGAGCGGCGGCAGAGCTTCGTGCGTGCCCTGGCTCGGGTGCGCGGCGGCGTGCCGCTCGAGGCCGCGCTCGGGGCCGCCTATGTCTCGACGGGCCCAGAGATCGAGCTCGCGTGGCGCGCCAACGTCGCGCGCCGCTACGGCTTCGTCCCGGTGCTGGCTGGCTCGCTGCTCGTGCTCGGGCTGCTCGTCTCCGGCCGCCTGGCCGTGCAGCGGCTCCGCAGCCGGAGGTCGCCGCCGCCTCCCGCGCCGCGCCGGCGGCTCCGCGCGGTGTCTGAGGCGCGCCACCGGCCCACGCGCCCGTCCACGGTCCAGCTCGTCGCCACCCTGGGCGCGCGTCACCGCAACGAGGCCGACGGCGACGCGGACGTCCCGAAAGTGGAGCACAACGGCCAGTGGCACACGCTCCATTGA